In Triticum urartu cultivar G1812 chromosome 6, Tu2.1, whole genome shotgun sequence, the following proteins share a genomic window:
- the LOC125515455 gene encoding WRKY transcription factor 55-like, producing MHVLAPHSRGPPFAPLLGYLDRRGREGIAIHGGDLPGGMDDVLSQIGDAFRLAGELMGDLPAAQNDPAYLAARCHGIVRAYNTAIRLLQNYGVGAVNVAAAARPLGGGGPLDLLRLRSTEEAAGASQLLGETPTHLLEPFHMPAGARAPAHAARAAADVAGTSGGPVRRLAPSRSPPTAQPRQGRRRRDSGQRETISVPAHRMGNTELPPDDGYTWRKYGQKDILGSRFPRSYYRCTHKNYYGCDAKKKVQRLDDDPFMYEVTYCGSHSCLTSTTPLLNFPTATATATATNSPTAATGSGLAPADHFMAPTEQAAVSTSMHLGVGWMPASFQGVVAGSGAGGGSSAGMQTSVSTAARDTDYPALDLADVMFNSGGSVGMDGIFSSHHRRDS from the exons ATGCACGTCCTTGCGCCGCACTCACGTGGTCCTCCGTTTGCACCACTGCTCGGCTACCTGGATCGTCGTGGAAGGGAAGGCATCGCGATCCACGGCGGCGACCTGCCAGGAGGGATGGACGACGTGCTGTCGCAGATCGGCGACGCCTTCCGGCTCGCCGGGGAGCTCATGGGCGACCTCCCGGCGGCCCAGAACGACCCGGCCTACCTCGCCGCGCGCTGCCACGGCATTGTCCGCGCCTACAACACGGCCATACGCTTGCTGCAGAACTACGGCGTGGGCGCCGTGAACGTGGCCGCGGCTGCGCGCccgctcggcggcggcgggccgCTGGACCTCCTGCGCCTGCGCAGCACGGAGGAAGCAGCCGGCGCCAGCCAGCTTCTCGGGGAGACTCCAACTCATCTGCTGGAGCCATTCCACATGCCGGCCGGTGCGCGAGCGCCAGCGCACGCGGCGCGCGCGGCGGCGGACGTCGCGGGCACCTCCGGCGGCCCGGTGAGGAGGCTGGCGCCGTCCAGGTCTCCGCCGACGGCCCAGCCACGGCAGGGCAGGAGGAG GAGGGACAGCGGGCAGAGGGAGACGATATCGGTGccggcacaccggatgggcaacaCCGAGCTTCCACCGGACGACGGTTACACGTGGCGCAAGTACGGCCAGAAGGACATCCTCGGCTCTAGGTTCCCAAG GAGCTACTACCGGTGCACCCACAAGAACTACTACGGGTGCGACGCCAAGAAGAAGGTGCAGCGCCTGGACGACGACCCCTTCATGTACGAGGTCACCTACTGCGGCAGCCACAGCTGCCTCACCTCCACCACCCCGCTGCTCAACTTTCCCACCGCCACCGCCACAGCCACCGCTACCAACTCTCCGACCGCCGCGACAGGCTCCGGCCTGGCCCCTGCGGACCACTTCATGGCGCCCACCGAGCAGGCGGCCGTGTCGACATCAATGCACCTCGGCGTCGGCTGGATGCCGGCAAGCTTCCAGGGCGTTGTGGCGGGCTCCGGTGCCGGCGGGGGGAGTAGCGCCGGCATGCAGACGAGCGTGTCCACCGCAGCGAGGGACACGGATTACCCGGCGCTGGACCTTGCCGACGTCATGTTCAACTCCGGCGGTAGCGTCGGCATGGACGGCATCTTCTCTTCTCATCATCGACGTGATAGCTAG